A part of Aegilops tauschii subsp. strangulata cultivar AL8/78 chromosome 2, Aet v6.0, whole genome shotgun sequence genomic DNA contains:
- the LOC109779920 gene encoding alpha-galactosidase 3 isoform X2 has product MGVPLCRLPLLLLLVLALSPQGTRWPAAAAVAARRIAPLPTAALRRLYDTSNYGRLQLNNGLALVPQMGWNSWNFFACNINDTLIRETADALVSTGLAALGYNYVNIDDCWSYVKRGNKGQLLPDPKTFPSGIKSLADYVHGKGLKLGIYSDAGVSTCQVRPGSLHHENDDAALFASWGVDYLKYDNCYNLGIPPKERYPPMRDALNSTGRQIFYSLCEWGQDDPALWAGKVGNSWRTTDDIQDTWKSMTDIADKNNKWASYAGPGGWNDPDMLEVGNGGMTFAEYRAHFSIWALMKAPLLIGCDVRNMTSETIEILSNKEVIQVNQDPLGVQGRRILGQGKGGCREVWAGPLSGNRLAVALWNRCSETVNITMTLPAVGLDGSSAYSVRDLWKDRGVYDAWINHCRRTKVYAIVVAA; this is encoded by the exons ATGGGGGTGCCGCTCtgccgcctcccgctcctcctgcTCCTCGTCCTAGCCCTCTCGCCGCAGGggacgcggtggccggcggcagccgcggtggcggcgcggcgcaTCGCGCCGCTGCCCACCGCCGCGCTGCGCCGCCTCTACGACACCTCCAACTACGGCAGGCTGCAGCTCAACAACGGCCTCGCCCTCGTGCCCCAGATGGG GTGGAACAGCTGGAATTTCTTCGCCTGCAACATCAACGACACGCTCATCCGCGAGACAG CTGATGCGTTGGTCTCGACGGGGCTGGCTGCTTTGGGATACAACTACGTAAACATCG ACGACTGTTGGTCCTACGTGAAACGAGGAAATAAG GGTCAATTGCTACCTGATCCGAAGACTTTCCCTTCTGGAATCAAATCACTTGCGGACTATGTGCACGGAAAAGGTCTAAAACTTGGTATCTACTCTGACGCTGG GGTATCTACTTGTCAAGTTCGACCAGGATCACTCCATCACGAAAACGATGATGCTGCCCTTTTTGCTTCATGG GGTGTTGACTATCTAAAGTATGACAACTGTTACAATCTAGGAATACCACCAAAGGAAAG GTATCCTCCAATGCGTGATGCTCTAAATTCAACTGGGCGCCAGATATTCTACTCTCTATGTGAATG GGGCCAGGATGATCCAGCTTTATGGGCTGGAAAAGTTGGAAACAGTTGGCGTACAACAGATGACATACAGGATACATGGAAAAG CATGACTGACATTGCTGATAAGAACAACAAGTGGGCATCATATGCTGGACCCGGTGGATGGAATG ACCCGGACATGTTGGAAGTTGGAAATGGTGGCATGACCTTTGCAGAGTACCGTGCACATTTCAGCATCTGGGCACTCATGAAG GCGCCTCTCTTAATTGGTTGTGATGTCAGAAATATGACTTcagaaacaattgaaatattgagCAACAAAGAAGTAATTCAAGTAAACCAAG ATCCTCTTGGAGTTCAAGGAAGAAGAATTTTAGGGCAAGGAAAAGGTGGATGCCGTGAG GTGTGGGCTGGCCCCCTCTCTGGCAACCGTTTGGCTGTTGCTTTATGGAATCGTTGTTCGGAGACGGTTAATATCACGATGACATTGCCAGCTGTAGGCCTTGATGGTTCATCTGCCTATTCTGTTAGAGATCTGTGGAAG GATCGTGGGGTCTATGATGCCTGGATAAACCACTGTAGAAGAACCAAGGTATATGCCATTGTGGTTGCGGCATAG
- the LOC109779920 gene encoding alpha-galactosidase 3 isoform X1, whose product MGVPLCRLPLLLLLVLALSPQGTRWPAAAAVAARRIAPLPTAALRRLYDTSNYGRLQLNNGLALVPQMGWNSWNFFACNINDTLIRETADALVSTGLAALGYNYVNIDDCWSYVKRGNKGQLLPDPKTFPSGIKSLADYVHGKGLKLGIYSDAGVSTCQVRPGSLHHENDDAALFASWGVDYLKYDNCYNLGIPPKERYPPMRDALNSTGRQIFYSLCEWGQDDPALWAGKVGNSWRTTDDIQDTWKSMTDIADKNNKWASYAGPGGWNDPDMLEVGNGGMTFAEYRAHFSIWALMKAPLLIGCDVRNMTSETIEILSNKEVIQVNQDPLGVQGRRILGQGKGGCREVWAGPLSGNRLAVALWNRCSETVNITMTLPAVGLDGSSAYSVRDLWKHETLPANVVGTFGAQVDVHDCKMYIFTPAVSFSASW is encoded by the exons ATGGGGGTGCCGCTCtgccgcctcccgctcctcctgcTCCTCGTCCTAGCCCTCTCGCCGCAGGggacgcggtggccggcggcagccgcggtggcggcgcggcgcaTCGCGCCGCTGCCCACCGCCGCGCTGCGCCGCCTCTACGACACCTCCAACTACGGCAGGCTGCAGCTCAACAACGGCCTCGCCCTCGTGCCCCAGATGGG GTGGAACAGCTGGAATTTCTTCGCCTGCAACATCAACGACACGCTCATCCGCGAGACAG CTGATGCGTTGGTCTCGACGGGGCTGGCTGCTTTGGGATACAACTACGTAAACATCG ACGACTGTTGGTCCTACGTGAAACGAGGAAATAAG GGTCAATTGCTACCTGATCCGAAGACTTTCCCTTCTGGAATCAAATCACTTGCGGACTATGTGCACGGAAAAGGTCTAAAACTTGGTATCTACTCTGACGCTGG GGTATCTACTTGTCAAGTTCGACCAGGATCACTCCATCACGAAAACGATGATGCTGCCCTTTTTGCTTCATGG GGTGTTGACTATCTAAAGTATGACAACTGTTACAATCTAGGAATACCACCAAAGGAAAG GTATCCTCCAATGCGTGATGCTCTAAATTCAACTGGGCGCCAGATATTCTACTCTCTATGTGAATG GGGCCAGGATGATCCAGCTTTATGGGCTGGAAAAGTTGGAAACAGTTGGCGTACAACAGATGACATACAGGATACATGGAAAAG CATGACTGACATTGCTGATAAGAACAACAAGTGGGCATCATATGCTGGACCCGGTGGATGGAATG ACCCGGACATGTTGGAAGTTGGAAATGGTGGCATGACCTTTGCAGAGTACCGTGCACATTTCAGCATCTGGGCACTCATGAAG GCGCCTCTCTTAATTGGTTGTGATGTCAGAAATATGACTTcagaaacaattgaaatattgagCAACAAAGAAGTAATTCAAGTAAACCAAG ATCCTCTTGGAGTTCAAGGAAGAAGAATTTTAGGGCAAGGAAAAGGTGGATGCCGTGAG GTGTGGGCTGGCCCCCTCTCTGGCAACCGTTTGGCTGTTGCTTTATGGAATCGTTGTTCGGAGACGGTTAATATCACGATGACATTGCCAGCTGTAGGCCTTGATGGTTCATCTGCCTATTCTGTTAGAGATCTGTGGAAG CATGAAACTCTACCGGCGAACGTGGTAGGAACTTTTGGAGCCCAAGTCGATGTGCACGACTGTAAGATGTACATTTTCACACCCGCCGTCAGTTTTTCTGCAAGTTGGTGA